The window GCCACGCCAACCTCAACCGAGAAACACCATGAAAGACCCGCTCACCAAAGACCAGTTCGTCGCCGTGCTCGAAGCTGCCGGCATCGACGCCACGCGGCGTGCCCGACTCCATCAGGAGTTCGAGCGCCAGCAACCGGCCGCCCACGAGAAATTCCTCGCATGGCTCGGCCTCCCGCCCGCGGAGATCGCCCGCATCCGCGAGCATTCCCGCGCGGCGAACTGAGTCTTCCCTGGCGAGCCCGCCGCCCGCATGCTGGCGGCGGGCTCGCCTCTTCCCATGACCACCATCCGCCAACTCGCCGCGGAATTCGGCCTCACGCGCAGCACGCTGCTTTACTACGACCGCATCGGCCTGCTGCGGCCGGACTACCGCACCGCGTCGGGCTACCGTCTCTACAATGCGACCGACCGCGCGCGCCTTGCCGCCATCTGCCGTTACCGCGCGGCGGGGCTGCCGCTGGAGAAGATCGCGACCGTGCTCGATGCAACGCAGGAGCCGAAATCCGCCGTCCACGCCGCCCTGCACGAGCGCCTCACCGCGTTGAACCGCGAGATCGCCGCGCTGCGTCGCCAGCAACAGGTCGTGATCGACCTGTTGGGCCCGACCCGCCGCGCACGCCGCACGCGCATCATGAACAAGGAGCGCTGGGTCGCGCTCCTCCGCGCGGCCGGCATGGACGACGCCGAGATGCGCCAGTGGCACGTCGCGTTCGAGCGCCAATCGCCGGAAGCGCATCGCGATTTCCTCGAGTCGCTCGGCATCCCGGCAGCGGAGATTCGCCGCATCCGGCGGGCGTCGCGCGCCGCAAACCGGACGGCCTAAATCCACGCCGGGCCGGCAATTTGTTCCGCGCTAGACAAACGGCGCGATCGGCGGCGCTTGGGCTGAGTTTCGTCGAACCGCACCCCGCCGCATCATGGATCTCCTCAAGACCGCCCTCCGCGCCTTGCGCGCCCAGCCCCTGTTCAGCGCGCTCGTCATCGGCCTCCTTGCCCTGGGCATCGGCGCCAACACCGCCATCTTCTCCGTC is drawn from Opitutia bacterium and contains these coding sequences:
- a CDS encoding MerR family transcriptional regulator, with protein sequence MTTIRQLAAEFGLTRSTLLYYDRIGLLRPDYRTASGYRLYNATDRARLAAICRYRAAGLPLEKIATVLDATQEPKSAVHAALHERLTALNREIAALRRQQQVVIDLLGPTRRARRTRIMNKERWVALLRAAGMDDAEMRQWHVAFERQSPEAHRDFLESLGIPAAEIRRIRRASRAANRTA